From the Schistocerca piceifrons isolate TAMUIC-IGC-003096 chromosome 2, iqSchPice1.1, whole genome shotgun sequence genome, the window cctgttgacaacctgggtccatggcttcgtaggataTGCAGCACACTCGAACCCGTCTACGGTCCAGCTGATACGATCACGAGCACAGGAATGGCGCCTCAGGGGtttgtgcttttagcaaaggcactcacgtcggtcgtctgctaccatagcccattaacgccagatttcgccgcaccgtcctaacAGTTCCACAGtggtttctgcgtttatttcacgtagtgctgcttgtctcttagcactgacatctgtatgcaaatgctgctgctctcggtcgttaagtgaaggccgtcggccactgtgttgtctgtagtgagaggtaatgcctgaaattttgtattctcgggacactcttgacactgtggatattggaatatttaattccataacgatttccgaaatggaatgtcttatgcgtgtaactaccattccgcgttcaatgtctgttcattccgttcatgcggccataatcacgtcggataccttttcacacgaatcacttgagtaaaaatgacagccccGCTAATGCACCgcacttttatacgttgtgtacgcgatactaccgccatctgtacacgtgCTTTTCGCTGTCCCAATAATTTTGTGACAGCAGTATAAATCcctaggaaatgaaataaataggaagtttagggcagccaagacgaaatggctggaggaaagatgtgaaaaatctaaaaagaaatcaTGGTTGGGAGAACAGGGTTACAatccagaaaagtcaaaacagtcttcagtgaaattaaaagtaaggatggTAGCGTTAAGAGTGCAATCGGAACTCCACTGTTGCGCAGGGGAGgcagcagataggcggaaagaatacattgaaggcctttatgaaAAAATTAGAGTTTTAGAGTTCAGTATTaatgtcagaatttaaaagagctgggAGACTCTAGATCAAAGAAGACCAAAGATATATACAACATCTcattggaatttttaaaatcattaggggaagtggtaaCCAaaagactattcaagttggtgtgtagaatcttcGGGACTTGTGATATACCATCGAAGTTGCGGAAATGTATCATACACAGAATTCCAACAATAGCTAAGGCAGATCAGTGCGAGAACTACCGCactatcagctgaacagctcaggtatccaagttcctgacaagaataatgtacagataaACGGGAAAGTAGATTGAAGTTCTGTCAGAtgatgatcattttggctttatgaaaagtaaaggcaccagaaaggcagttacGACGTTGCTCTTGGTTTTGGAAACAAGaatgcaagaatgaagaaaaatcaagatacgatcgtaggatttgtcgacctagaaaaaccacgaaacgtgaaatggtgcaaggtgttcgaaattcggagaaaaacaggggtaagctacaggaaTGACAGGTAATACACGATGTGTGCAAGGAGCAAGAGGGGACaacaagattggaagaccaagaacgaaaggTCGGATTCGAAGTGCGTTAGCCAGGGATGCTATATTTCGCCCCTATCCATCAGTCTTTCTATAGGTCGGTCGAATCGAGGCAAGCAGCGTGGTCATCGGTTCCATCTATCCATAGAAAAAGCAATGAccactgacggaaataaaagaacggttcaagagcggaattaaaattcaggattaaaggatatcaatgataagatttgctgataactTTGCTACCCTCAGTAAAAGTCAAGAaatattacaggatctgttgaatggagtgaacagtctaatgagtacagaattgagAGTAAAGCGGAAAAAGACAacagtaatgagaactagcagaattTAGAATATCGAGAAACTTAATATTGGTTATCAGGAGACTGAGgaagttaagggattctggtaTGATGGAAGAGAAGTAACtcacgacggacgaagcaagaacgGCATAAAAAAGCAGAGGAGcgcaggcaaagaggacattcctggctgAGATAAGTGTACTGGTATAAAAAAtatgccttaatttcaggaagaaatttcctgTGCtgcgtttcgagcacagcattgtctgACAGCGAATCATGGAGAGTaacaaaaccagaagtgaagagaatcgaaacgtttgagatgtagtgttacagaagaatgttgaaaattagttgggcttataagataaggaatggttaggttttccgcagaatcgacgaagaaaggagaGTATGAAAAACACCGacgaaaagaagggacaggatgatagcacatgtcTTGAAGCATCAGGTATTAGAGGGAAAAATGTAATGATTATCGGTTTGAGATCttggtaaaatatttatttaaacaacCTGTTTCGCTCTACTGACCATCATCCAGGTTGTTAAAAGCATTTACAATATCATATTAGGCGAATATGAAATCACTGACCGCAGGTAATAAAACCATGAATTTGTCACTGTTGTAACATCGTAATATAAATTAGACTGTCAGTATATGGACTGTGCTAGGCAGTACAGGTACTTGATCAGGAATCGGCGACGAAGGCCTTTGTACTGACGAGCCTGAATGTGGATTTTAGACGGTTTCTcacatctgactaggtgaataccgagttGATACCCAAGTCCTGCCTCAGACAAATCACAAATATTTAGTAACATGTTCGCACCCTTCACATGGATAACACTACAGGCAGACAGTTAGGGTACACGTGTTCCGCCACGGGGGCCAacggggtggcaacaggaagggcatctgccCACTcgttaaattaaccatgccatatTGGAAATTAACCAGTCCAACGCCGCGTAGATGCAGAATAATGTCGGAAGGAAAAGATGAACAAGGAGAAGGAACCTGAGAGAAATATTCACAAAACTTTGTGTAAAGTCTGCGGACCAACTGCAGTCGACATTAACACTGTCGGTCGCTGGGTAGAAAGGATGTGGCCACCACAAGGCTTTTCGACGGAGCTCCCAGATTTCCGGCAAGGTTAAATCCATTCACAGCTAGCACAACTGACATGTTGCGGTATACCGATGTTCTCAGTCGCATAGATCGGCGCACTACCGTCTCTTGGCGCTACTGCTGGGGAGGGGGGTTGAGGGGGGGGTATTTCTGTTCAGCACTATAATGCTAGGCCTCACAAGTTTGTGAACTTCTGAACACATCAAGAGACACGTCTGGACAGTGTTATCCCACTTACCCTACAGCTATGAAATATCTCCCCGTACTTTCTCTTGTGTAGGCCTTTAAAAGACAGCATTCGTAGAATAAGTTTGaatgtcgcgagctctatcttcttatctcgtgttttctactgaaaatctcgggcttgtactcttgttaactttattaTTACATAGGTCGcctaaactttatttatttttttaattggtcctgttcgcaacaaataacttactcggtctttctgctgccactgcttgatctgctgcattccattatttaacaaaaacattaaaaaacctattattcatgctgagtgcgttgcatgttctgtatggcggctcctgctgttgctgcggctgctgctgcttactacaactacatataattcaagagaaaggatttggtcaaatctaaactcgataaatgataacccaaacaagtaagtccttttttcaaaaactatattctgaaagcgattctttctcattcaattaacaaaacgctagaagctcgttgaacaatcgcttcgtatgtaaatctgcctccagtggcattaaagcaatattacaaattaatcaaactcttgagacaggcTGAAATACttttcaattaaatacatagtgaaacaattccctgacaattacaaatgaaatcaatgacaaaaatcaatacttaatctattcgcctaacaatggtttcccttaagaattcaactcctatcattatcaaaattacagtCTACTGCTATGCACATACACAAaccattttctttaaattaataagcacgctgcaaattataaaaaatatcaattcACTACCAAATCCTGGCgcacacggcagtacggcagctcggcgacgatccctcgcccaacacacgtgcacaccacagcaggcgggctcctacactggcttccaaactgccactattAGTCCgcgcgctgcgaagcgcgacaacaatatcttagattccagagcttgtgtatgcgcaatgtagccaacctttaaatcctaagagagtattgccaactctcaagttTTTAGGTCGACGAAGTGGTGATTCGCGCAGTGAGGAAATGGCTTCATGAGCTGAACGTAGACTAGTACCGACAGGGCACATGCGCTCTCGTTTCGCGCTGGACGAATGCCGTAGAACTGGAAGGAGATTACAGGAAAAATTACTGCGTGCAGATAAAACCTCATTATTTCATTTGTGTAATTTGCATTGTGTGGAGGAAATAGTAATTGAGTTAAAAAAACTGGTTGTACTACATTCTGGGCAACTTTCGAAGTGGAAGGTTGCCTCACCGCTAAAAATGAAACCTACATGGCATACACGGTCTAGTCTCATTAGTGTGACCACCGACTACGTTCGAATTCAACCTGCAATAAGCATtctcagacggcaggtggcagcactagcaatgaagGGTATATAAATCGTGTCGATGGTcttagaaaacagtgcagtcgttgtcggtGTGCGGAAACGGAgttatttatctgatgtccaaaagtgcgtgatcattggctttccagTCAAGAATGGAAGCATTACCAAAATAGTGTTGTAGAATGTCGGGCGCCACATGgattaaagtataccgtacatggaaaaatggcaccgtgggacatagatgacaggagtgaacgacgtCTGTAGAGATGTGTATGGGGGTGCCTGCGGATAGACGTACAACTGTGGAgcgactgaccacccagatgacccAATGGGCTAACAACAGTCTCCTCGACGACcattcagcgaaagttgctgcgtatgggcctccgcagcaggccccTGATTCTTTCACCCATGCTCACTGATGTTCATGGGCGACGAAGGCGGGAATTTTCACACCATTacgcaactggacgttcactgagcgGCGACAGGTTTGGATAAATCACGCTTCGTGCTACATCGGCGgaaggtccaggccggaggaggaagtCTCTGgactgttttcgtgacattccctgtgTGGTCTCGCcattgtggaaggcacagtggatcaacaaaagtatccaTCTGTCCTGTGGGATCATGTCAACCGCTACGCTGCACTTGGTTTTACCCCAgcgcgatggtatctaccagctGGACAACAGCTCGCCGTGTACGTGTGTTGTTCGAGGagctccaggatgagtttaccgcagCCCTCGGACCACCACACTCCTCTGATTTAATCCGATacaatatacatacagggtgttacaaaaaggtacggccaaacttccaggaaacattcctcacacacaaataaagaaaagatcttatgtggacatgtgtccggaaatgcttgatttccatgtcagagctcattttagtttcgtcagtatgtactgtacttcctcgattcaccgccagttggcccaattgaaggaaggtaatgttgacttcggtgcttgtgttgacatgcgactcattgctctacagtactagcatcaagcatatcagtacgtagcatcaacaggttagtgttcatcaccaacgtggttttgcactcagtgcaatgtttacaaatgcggagttggcagatgcccatttgatgtatggattagcacggagcaatagccgtggcgtggtacgtatgtatcgagatagatttccagaacgaaggtgtcccgacaggaagacgttcgaagcaatttatcggcgtcttagggagcacgtgtgcaggcactatcagcagctgattggcctccatgtgtacacttctgcgaatggttcatccaacaatgtgtcaatcctcatttcagggcaaatgttctctttacggatgaggctttattccaacgtgatcaaattgtaaattttcacagtcaacatgtgtgagctgacgagaatccgcacgcaattgtgcaatcacgacatcaacacagattttctgtaaacgtttgggcaggcattgttggtgatgtcttgattgggccccatgttcttccacctacgctcaatggagcacgttatcatgatttcatacgggatactctacctgtgctgctagaacatgtgcctttacaagtacgacacaacatgtggttcatgcacgatggagctcctgcacatttcagtcgaagtgttcgtatgcttctcaacaacagatttggtgaccgatggattggtagaggcggaccaattccatggcctccacgctctcctgacctcaaccctcttgactttaatttatgggggcatttgaaagctcttgtctacgcaaccccggtaccaaatgtagagactcttcgtgctcgtattgtggacggctgtgatacaatacgccattctccagggctgcatcagcgcatcaggaattccatgcgacggagggtggatgcatgtatccccgctaacggagggtgttttgaacatttcctgtaacaaagtgtttgaagtcacgctggtactttctgttactgtgtgtttccattccatgattaatgtgatttgaagagaagtaatagaatgagctctaacatggaaagtaagcgtttccggacacatgtccacataacatattttctttctttgtgtgtgaggaatgtttcctgaaagtttggccgtacctttttgtaacaccctgtatgatatGAGACAAGATTAaacttaaagtccgtgtttttcaaccaattaattaagctgggtgtgagactGAACAAGTCGTCGGAAATTCCAggatatgaatgaagtggacagcgttgaaCTAGATGTTCAATTGTcagctcttcttgattacattcacacattggtgaactgatccagccccatttgtacctgaagtagctacaaaaCCATGTCCAGTTTTTAACCTGTTGAGGCGAcaccagaggttcctcggtagATCAAAACCTTTTGgattctttgtgggatcaaggtgatgggctcttgttcccaatgtttttgttgaccattcatgtttCCAGCATTCATTTAGGTAAAAACCATctgcgatgagttgtcctgcagtaacacttgttggtcttcttgatcgcaatcgttgctgtggcggatgacggaattcctggtgcagtggtagagagggtgatgcagaaattttcttggcctccctcagtacaGCTTGTTTCCGCCTTGAGTGAGGTGGTGGGATGTGACTCAATACGGGTAACCAGTGGCATGGAGTTGATTTGATGCAACCAGTAATGCAGAGCATTGTGTCGttcagttttgtgtctaccttcttcacatgagAATCTGTGGATGTACCTGATGGGGCTGTTCGCGCTATAGATCCTCAACTGAGACACCTAGCACAGCTGACCATGTCACTGGAGTCGGTGCCTTCCAAAAAcgcattgactctcttcctgcacgtctcgtaatggtccgcactgcaaaaggtagtTTTCAGCCTTTTGAGAGGTggccacattaacgtgactggacagtgtgtccaTGCCTCCACGGCTTCCTGCATTGTCGTAAATAATTCATACGTTTGACATAGTTTCCAGTTACAACTTCTAAAAATCTGAATTACGTACGACCTAATTCACAGCCTTGTTTTGAGAACACGCCAAACCGTTATTCGTGGCATCTGTAGTTACTTTCTGGCTTCGTACGTCAAAACCCGCCGTCTACTTCAGAGGAAAGACGAGTTGTTTCAACGTTTTGTGCTGACACACGTGACGGCCGGTACTTTTTCCTTTGTGATAACATCCTACTTCTTCAAAAAAGCGATGCAATCTGCGAATATTGTTGGCGTTCGAAGCTGATCATTAGTCTTTCTGTCTTTCACTTGCGCCTTTATCCCGAGGTTGCGCAGGGTCGGCGTGgctaagtacggatttggcaatgtcagtgtgaaggggtggccggatgacctTTCTGCCGCCACATAGGTGCTCATTTATACAGCTGACTAAATCTTCTCTGCACGGTGGAGACAGAAAGATGTTTATTAAATCCTAAGACGAAGAATGCCTTCTGCAAGGGATTTTCACATACGAGACGGAGCTTTCCACTAAAGTATAACCGCGCATGCACCGGTTGCCGATTCCTTGCAATTGAGAAATGATCTAAATGGTGAACCTTCTTTTTGCATTCTTTCCAATTATACCGATGTAATGCTTTTCATTAAAAGTCATAGCTGTTTGTAGCCActgcagccggctgctgtggccgagctgttctaggcgcttcagtccggaaccgcgctgctgctgcggtcgtaggttcgaatcctgcctcgggaatggatgtatgtgatgtccttaggttagttaggtttaagtagttctaagtctaaaggactgatgacctcagatgttaagtcccatagtgctcagagccgtttgaacgatTTGAGCCAATTAGCCACTGGATTCATTCTGGATTTCCGCCTATTCAAATGCTTCGTCCTCTTCAGTAATTGAACGAAGCTgatatcgttataggtacagaaagctggctgaagccagagataaattctgacgaaatttttacaaaggcacagacggggtacagaaagctggctgaagccagagataaattctgccgaaatttttacaaaggcacagacggggtacagaaagctggctgaagccagagataaattctgccgaaatttttacaaaggcacagacggtgtttagaaaggatagattgcatgcaaccggtggtggcgcgttcgtcgctgttagtagtagtttatcctgtagtcaagtagaagtggatagttcctgtgaattattatgggtggaggttacattcaacaaccgagctaggttaataattggctccttttaccgacctcccgactcagcagcattagtggcagaacaactgagagaaaatttggaatacatttcacataaattttctcagcatgttatagtcttaggtggagatttcaatttaccagatataaactgggacactcagatgtttgggatgggtggtagggacagagcatcgagtgacattatactgagtgcactatccgaaaattacctcgagcaattaaacagagaaccgactcgtggagataacatcttggacctactgataacaaacacccgaacttttcgactctgtatgagcagaacagggaatcagtgatcataaggacgttgcagaatccctgaatatggaagttaataggaatataaaaaaagggaggaaggtttatctatttagcaagagtaatagaaggcagatttcagactacctaacagatcaaaacgaaaatttctgttccgacactgacaatgttgattgtttatggaaaaagttcaaggcaatcgtaaaatgcgttttagacaggtacgtgccgagtaaaactgtgagggacgggaaaaacccaccgtggtacaacaaagttaggaaactactgcgaaagcaaagagagcttcactccaagtttaaacgcagccaaaacctctcagacaaacagaagctaagcgatgtcaatgttagcgtaaggagggctacgcgtgaagcattcagtgaattcgaaagtaaaattctatgtaccgacttgacagaaaatcctaggaagttctggtcttacgttaaatcagtaagtggctcgaaacagcatatccagacactccgggatgatgatggcattgaaacagaggatgacacgcgtaaagctgaaatactaaacacctttttccaaagctttttcacagaggaagaccgcgctgcagttccttctctaaatcctcgcacaaacgaaaaaatggctgacatcgaaataagtgtccaaggaatagaaaagcaactggaatcactcaacagaggaaagtccactggacctgacgggataccaattcgattctacacagagtacgcgaaagaacttgccccccttctaacagccgtgtaccgcaagtctctagaggaacggaagattccaaatgattggaaaagagcacaggtagtcccagtcttcaagggtcgtcgagcagatgcgcataactatagacctatatctctgacgttgatctgttatagaattttagaacatgttttttgctagagtatcatgtcgtttttggaaacctagaatctactcgtaggaatcaacatggattccggaaacagcgatcgtgtgagacccaactcgctttatttgttgatgagacccagaaaatattagattcaggctgccaggtagatgctttttccttgacttccggaaggcgttcgatacagttccgcactgttgcctgataaacaaagtaagagcctacggaatatcagaccagctgtgtggctggattgaagagtttttagaaaacagaacacagcatgttgttatcaatggtgagacgttacagacgttaaagtaacctatggcgtgccacaggggagtgttatgggaccactgcttttcacaatatatataaatgacctagtagatagtgtcggaagttccatgcggcttttcgcgaatgatgctgtagtatacagagaagttgcagcattagaaaattgtagcgaaatataggaagatctgcagcggataggcacttggtgcagggagtggcaactgacccttaacatagacaaatgtaatgtattgcgaatacatagaaagaaggatcctttattgtatgattatatgatagcggaacaaacactggtagcagttacttatgtaaaatatctgggagtatgcgtgcggaacgatttgaagtggaatgatcatataaaattaattgttggtaaggcgggtaccaggttgagattcattgggagagtgcttagaaaatgtagtccatcaacaaaggaggtggcttacaaaacactcgttcgacctatacttgagtattgctaatcagtgtgggatccgtaccagatcgggttgacggaggagatagagaagatccaaagaagagcggcgcgtttcgtcacagggttatttggtaaccgtgatagcgttatggagatgtttagcaaactcaagtggcagactctgccagagaggcgctctgcatcgcggtgtagcttgctcgccaggtttcgagagggtgcgtttctggatgaggtatcgagtatattgcttccccctacttatacctcccgaggagatgacgaatgcaaaattagagcgaaccatacgcgactggaacaggaaagggaggtaatgacagtggcacgtaaagtgccctccgccacacaccgttgggtggcttgcggagtataaatgtagatgtagatgtagagttcttGATCGGTGATAGACCATTCGCTTTCTTTAGTAGGAATGTACCTGATGCTTATGGCTGCTGGCTGTTACCTAAGGAGGCCGATATGTGCTTTCGTTGCAGGTGACAGTGACAGTAGCAGCGATGTTGGCGGTGCTGGCAGTGGCTGTTCAGCCATCAGCAGCCCAGAGTGGGAAGTGTGACGTGGTGCGATGTGCCAACCCCAGGCAGGAAGAATGCGGCCCCGCTGGTGGAGTCTTCATAGAGGCAGACCGCGTCACCAGGTGCTGCGACGCCTGTGTCAAATACGTAGGCAAGTAGATGACACAGGCTAATGTTGACGCCATTTCTGCCTTCGTCTCACAATGAGCAGATGTTAGCGTCGACGAAAATACTGTTCCTTCTCCTTTTGTTATGTTGTGTGCAAGGTACGGTCTTCCACTCCATTCTGTCACcttactgaatttttttgttttgtttttcctagtAATTCTGAACAGTCATCTCTCCACTGCTCGCTGATCATTTTTCTCACGTTTGTCGCATTAACTGATCTTTCGTCCCCAGGTATAAGCCAACACTATTAATACGCTGACGACAAATTTTACGTTTCAggctcattggttcaaatggctctgagcactatgggacttaacatctatggtcatcagtcccctagaactacttaaacctaactaacctatggacatcacacaacacccagtcatcacgaggcaaagaaaatccctgaccccgccgggaatcgaacccgggaacccgggcgtgggaaggctCATTGGAATtttcattttgaaaaatatttactttacCGACAACTTGCCTGACTATTTTTACTCttttatttataaatcttttgCTGTCCATCCAGTCTTCTTCAACTATGATAATCACAAAAATTCATGAGGTCGCATTGGTTTCATTTGTAGGTTGTACTATTTtcactttttcttccatttccgCAACACTCTTTTCAAGTTGCTGTCATATCTACAgcctttctttctttgtttagaATGGCTTGCCAAGTGAGTTTttatgttcatacagctgcttgtcTTCTTAATTAATCCTATTAGCTGCATATAATCTCGTTGTAGTCATACACGCTTCTACACATCTTCACTCCTCCTTCAGCAACTGCTGCCGTTACCATTTTGTACTGTGGGTTAACTAAGATTTGTAGAcatctgtattctcttttgccttttagatttggtgcaattttatattttcttcttccgccagtcaaatttaatattttctttgataTCTAAGCACTTCTACTGGGCACTGCATTTTCACACAATTGTTCCTCTGATAATAATTTTATCTtacaactcttccatttggtccgtgtttgcatagaaaaacagtaacatcagaaattgagtccgccttgatgcaaaacaccttgttattcgttttgtttctttattctcccaaactagtttcagtgacAAATATCACCAGCATCAGTTGGTTTTAAAAATCTAAAACAAGCAGACAATAGCATGGTTACACAAACACAGTAGCACgaatacaaaaatgtaataatgtgctgcTGTGTTTGTATAATCaaactattttctgcatgttttagatttaaaaaaacccactgatgatggtgatatttgtcgctgaaactagtttgggagaataaagaaataaacgaataacaaggtgttttgcatcaaggcggactcaatttctgatattactgttgttcctctgatgccttcactacttcgtctctgAAAGCTAAATCTTCTATTGCATTTCTATCGCTCACTTTAGTAAGTTATTGTCTAATGTTCCATTGAAGCCTCGGCTTCAACTTATCTTCGGTCCTGTCTTTCCGCCGTTTCTCTTTCTGTCCGCTACGTCTTCAAATGCACGAAATACGAAAACTCATAAACTCAACCTATTACTTCCTTTATAATTTGTGTTGCTGTCCCTTTGGTGACTTGATGACATATTACTTTAGACTTATGCTAGTTGATTTTCAGGTCTATTTTCAAAGATAGTCCTCTAAGCTCTTACATCAGAGGAGAACAGCGCAGTGCCATCAGCAAAAACGAAGCTGATTCGGCAATGTTCATTTACTCGTATCCCTTCTTAGTTTTCTCAGTTTAACATTTAGTTATTTCTCCACTTCCTTCCTGATCATCTAGTAGTCGTCCTTATTGTCTTCGTAATTCTCTGGTCACTGTATTCGTATTTCTCTTACTCAAATGTGAAGCAAACCCTACTCTGGCGTTTTACGGGAGTTTTCTCGTACTGCACCACGAAAACAGAGCCACTAACACAAAGGGAACCT encodes:
- the LOC124777662 gene encoding serine protease HTRA3-like, coding for MVTVTVAAMLAVLAVAVQPSAAQSGKCDVVRCANPRQEECGPAGGVFIEADRVTRCCDACVKYVGEGEKCGGSLVNIPVPTCRAGLDCDSESSLCVRAAGTA